In Hippoglossus hippoglossus isolate fHipHip1 chromosome 24, fHipHip1.pri, whole genome shotgun sequence, a single genomic region encodes these proteins:
- the bmp2b gene encoding bone morphogenetic protein 2b → MVAVVRSFMVLLIAQVLLEGATGLIPEVGRRKYSESGKQSPERSESFLNEFELRLLNMFGLRRRPTPSKQAVVPQYMVDLYRMHSANGDHSTKRPKSMGKHADRAASKANTIRSFHHEESMEALASLKGKTTQQFYFNLTSIPDEELITSAELRIYRDQVMGAAAPNISSRNSTTSDSGPAGGFHRINIYEIFRVPATHGREPLARLLDTRLVQDSLSRWESFDVSPAVSQWTSGKGHNHGFMVEVLHPEQGAMDGEHAKKRSKHVRVSRSLHQDQDSWPQARPLLVTYGHDGRGDSVLHTREKRQAALRKQRRKQQHKASCKRHALYVDFSDVGWNEWIVAPPGYHAFYCQGECPFPLADHLNSTNHAIVQTLVNSVNSNIPRACCVPTDLSPISLLYLDEYEKVILKNYQDMVVEGCGCR, encoded by the exons ATGGTCGCCGTGGTCCGCTCTTTCATGGTACTGCTGATCGCTCAGGTGTTGCTGGAAGGTGCTACGGGACTTATCCCCGAGGTCGGCCGGAGGAAATACAGCGAGTCCGGGAAGCAGAGCCCCGAGCGGTCGGAGAGCTTCCTCAACGAGTTCGAGCTGCGGCTTCTCAACATGTTTGGACTGAGGCGCAGGCCGACGCCGAGCAAGCAAGCGGTGGTGCCGCAGTACATGGTGGACCTTTACCGCATGCACTCAGCAAACGGAGACCACAGCACTAAACGGCCCAAGAGCATGGGGAAGCACGCAGATAGAGCCGCCAGCAAGGCCAACACGATTAGAAGCTTTCACCATGAAG AGTCTATGGAGGCCCTGGCCAGCCTGAAAGGCAAAACAACCCAGCAGTTCTACTTCAACCTCACTTCTATCCCTGATGAGGAGCTAATCACTTCTGCGGAGCTACGCATCTACAGGGATCAGGTCATGGGAGCAGCAGCCCCAAACATCAGCTCCAGAAACAGCACTACTAGCGATAGTGGTCCTGCTGGTGGCTTCCATCGAATCAACATTTATGAGATATTCAGAGTTCCTGCCACTCATGGCAGGGAACCTCTAGCACGTCTGCTGGACACTCGGCTAGTGCAGGACTCTTTAAGCCGCTGGGAGAGCTTTGATGTCAGTCCCGCTGTATCTCAGTGGACCTCCGGCAAAGGCCACAACCATGGCTTCATGGTGGAGGTACTTCACCCAGAGCAAGGGGCGATGGATGGGGAGCATGCTAAGAAGCGTAGTAAGCATGTCAGGGTGAGCCGGTCCCTGCACCAGGACCAGGACTCTTGGCCACAGGCTCGGCCCTTGCTGGTGACGTATGGCCACGACGGCCGCGGGGACTCAGTGCTCCACACACGAGAAAAACGTCAAGCAGCCCTCCGCAAACAACGCAGAAAGCAACAGCACAAGGCAAGCTGCAAGAGGCATGCCCTGTATGTGGACTTCAGTGATGTTGGCTGGAATGAGTGGATAGTGGCACCCCCTGGTTACCACGCCTTTTATTGCCAAGGGGAATGTCCATTCCCCCTTGCAGACCACCTCAATTCTACCAATCATGCCATTGTGCAGACGCTGGTCAACTCAGTCAACTCAAACATCCCCAGAGCGTGTTGTGTGCCCACTGACCTCAGCCCCATCTCCCTGCTCTACCTGGATGAATATGAGAAGGTCATCCTGAAAAACTACCAGGACATGGTTGTGGAGGGGTGTGGCTGCCGGTGA